CTCAACAACTctatggtgaaagtcctctgacatttcctCCATCGAACtttgttgatgcttttgtgatccctctAATTCGTCAACACATTCCGTCAGTCGGGTCATCTCCACAGCCACATTGTTGGCTGCCATCTAAGCCTGTGCTTCTAGCACATCAATTCTCTAGGCATTGGTTGGCATGGTCATTTACCAAAGCTTTACAATCCCACAACAAAGGCAACTAAATTCACCTACCAACTAACCGAGCTCTGATACTAGGTGTCACGGGCCGAATATTttacacctttgtgaaaggactgTGTTGCACTTGTTTAACTAGTCAACCTAACCACAATTCaccaacaaaacactttcattgtgattcaagcaaatataagcggaagcaataagcaacttatgaaagcaatgacacttaaagcaataaacattgaagcaacataattcattatcaacacTTCCGTTAACAatgtgtgtttagcaagggaagcaagtaggctaaatattttgacaaatgctagtgagttttataagttgatgaacactcaccctcctctaaagagctttctatgctattctcatTCTGACACTAGGAGACATCAATATGACCGAGGAGTTATACTCCCCTTTTTAGCCTAGGGAAAAACTATCTCTGAAATATAATCGTAcactagtatttatatgatggaaacCCATGCCAAACGCACAagacaagcggtcataggcaagcataatgccctaaacaagctcaGCTTTGACGGCTACAAGCTTCAACAGTCCATTTGGTTGGAGAGAAGTTGAGAGAGGAGAAAAGAAAGTTACAGGAGAGGATAgaatagaagaaaagagaaaagaaactaCTTTTTTAAATAGTATTAAGGTTGCTTTACCAATTTGAGTAAATCTCTCCATTTCTCTCTAATTTGAGAGGGAAAAAAGCCGACTCTTTTTTcaccttttttttcttcttctcacctctcacccattctttccttttttttcttttccccccATTTCATGCAAATCAATGAGTGGAGAGAAACTCATTTCTCTTATCTTCTTTGAGTTCTCTCCATTTCTCTCCAACCAAAAATGTGCATCTTGTTGATTTTTCTCTTTGTGCATCAAATGATTATTTCTCctgggctctctctctctctttctctctctctctctccgtcctGGATATTTagtgaaaaaaaagaagaaagaaatagtaGCATACGATACAAAATAAAAAGCAAAACAGTAGCTTGTAACCTTGTTGATTTTTCTTTCCATGaaaactgtattttttttttaccatttatAATTGGCAAAGTTGTCCTTTCATTTTGAATACTAAAAAATAATGACTTTTTTCTAGCCTTTTTCATATTTTATGTTAAATGTTTTCAATAAATTATTATACATTTTACTTCAAAGATGTGTGCCTTACTTCGCTTGGGTGTGCCTGCATTTTGCGCCCTGTGTGCTAGCTACAGGAAGCCTTTTGCTTGGCACTTAAGTTTATAAGACTTATAAAAACACTACTCTCATATTGACAAATTCATAAAGGATTATCTCTTGGCAGGAAACCTGAAGCTTGCCACTTAGGTTTATTCAATTTCCTTAATAGGCTGCTGGAGAATTTTAACGGTGTGAGTTTTGGGGGAGAGCTTGccactttaaatttgaattagaattagaatttttTGATATTACCTTTCCCATTTTTTAATTGTTGATGGGAAAAAATAATATAGGTATTTTAATCTTTCATGTACATTCATAGGGGGAGTGGGCTTAATGTATGGAATAAAATGTGTTAGATTCAAGAATGGTTTGATAAGTATTGTTTTTTAGCACTGTGATTCCATCTGCTAGTCACGCCGTGTTATAGTAGTACATTTGAGACTATGTTCATGATGTTGGCAGTGCGTTAAAAactttaaatggaaaataagaaCGTATAGTGTTATCGGAGGTTTTTACCACTTATAGATGATGAATCTTACTTGTGCATTACCAGTTTGGCTCTTTCCATTCTCAATCCTGTtattatataaacaatatttgaAGTGTTCGTAATGTTTTCTAGCCTTTTTGATAGCATTCCTTTCCTTTCTCAAATGTTTATGCTTTCTGTACAGATTAGGGAAACATAGTGTTGGACCTCCTTTCTCTTCTGTTTGTGCAAATAGAAATGAGTAGTCAAAGAAGGCACATggctgttttttatttttattttttttcattttgacaCAGGCACTTTTTGATACGGTTGAACTTCTTATTTACCCCTTTTCTGTCATGTTAATTGATAACCTTGGACAAATACTGCCTCTATAAATACCGTGTTGAAAACTTCATGTATTCTTCCATTcgaataaaatttgaaaaattaccCTATGAAACCTCACCACCAACAGCTCTCTCACTCTTCTGAAGCTCCTTTGAGACAAAAGCTGAAAGCAACTCACATATTTATATGAGCAACTAAGTTATGCCCACTGGAGAATATGTTGTGTGTTCAGTAATTAGGTGGTAACAATGACTGGAGTTACTAGAAGGACCTGCTTGGGCCACCCCAGTTCCTTGGCTGGCCTCGCTTCTAGGAATATTATGCCAGGATGACTCAAATTTTAGCCCTGCTTGTGTTTTGCTTGTCCAAGCTTGAGGATTGCAGTAAGCCGGTAAGCTATGAgaggttttgttttttgtttatgttttctttAACTTTTTAAACAATGCCAAGTTTCCGGCCACATGAAAAGTTTGTACATATGAGATACTTTCATGAAATACAGCCGTtcaaccatttaaaaaaaaaaaaatccttgcaCTAGGAAATTGAAAAATTCATCAATTGATCAAGGGGTTTGAACATGCTAAATGGTGGAATATGTTCTAAACagtaaacaaatttaaaatgtaAAAGGATAAGGCTGTTGGGAACGCACACTTGAACGGTGGAAGTTCTACCATGGGTATTGGTGATGATGAGAAAGTGTGATATTCAATGTTAGAAACAAAAAATTGAAGGAGCAGTAGCGAGTGGAGTTAATTACAATGCATaatttttgtagaatttttttttcagaattgtttggtattattttttatttctgttcTCTGAATTTGTTGCAATATAGTCAAGAAATGGTTGGTAACAATGCGTTTGTCAGTTTTCGTTGTgtcaaaaattgaaaaccaaattcTATAGTTTTGAAGAGTTGTGGCTGCTGGTTGCCACAATATTagtattaaattttgaaaaaattaaaataaaattttcatgtaaattgaaaatagaattaaaatagaAACATCCATAAAAgatctaaaattttgaaaaataataaaggtcatccaaaatttattttcttcatataCTACAGTATTGTTCTAAGTGCACTAAAAACTGACTCTAAATTATAATATTAAGTAAAGTAattataacaatttttatttgtattataaTAATTCTAATTTACTTATTTGCATTTCTTTATTCAAATCATGTTTTTTAGTATAAAAGAAATTGACCTTCCCTTAGGTTTGATGAAAAGACGAAAACTCTTcataaggtttcaaaaatcctaaGAACCTTCCCTGAGGTTTGAGAAAAATATGTACCTTCTCTGAACTTTTTAAATATTCCATAAATCCCGTCTaagatttgccaaaaagacacaagcCTAGGAAGGGATAAAagtgtcccaaaaatcaaatgtctAGGAAGTTTGTCCTACTTTTGAAACCTCGGGGGAGGTTTGTgtatttttgtcaaacctcaatgGAGGTttgtggaatttttgaaacctcaagggggTCCACATTTTTTTGCCAAACATCATAGGAGGCCAGTGctttttgccctaatttttaattgttatttgatccAAGGACAAAAATTAATATATGTTCAATACTTCAATTATGCTTTTTACTTGTTTTAGTTTTGAGAATATTAACCGAATAAGTTGCCAatgttttgtttttagttttaggatttggttttcattttttttttttttaaactttcgATACCAAACAAACTCTTAATTGCTTTTCTTTAGCTTTTGTGGAAATTATAATGACAGTGTCTTGAATCTTGTGGGATGCTTGTGGTTTATTGGTGGATTTATGTTATCTTTTTCACTGTGAAAGAATTTAATTTTCTTCCAATGTTTAGGCATTTTATGGCTGTACCTCTAAATTTGAATGAACTATTATTTGTTTGTATCATGTAAATCTGTGCATGCATGAAAAATGCCTTATATATATTAGTTTGTAATAAGTACAAATTAAAGGGAATCTTCAGATTTGGGTTTTGGATGCTTTTGGTATTACGAGGCTACATGTGCAACATCTAAATGTTGATATTATTAGTTtgaattatgtatatatgtatgcccTGCTGTGATTAGAACTGATAAATGTCATTTTCTGTTGTGACAAAAGAAAAGACAATTATCTTGTTGCACTGTATTGACCTAAGCACCATCTATTATTGGCGCATATGATTATTGAAAATGGACATTTATTGGTACTTGCCATCCATTGACAGGTTTGTTTGTCTATTGACAATTGATTTGAATGTTGCCTTTTCATATTTTATCTGTTAATGATGATCTTTTAGGTTAGAAGCAAATTGCTAAAAACAATAAGTTAAATTTTTAAGTGGTTGCATTTATCACATGCTCTTCACCATACTAGATGAATTTCTTCGTGCTGTTTTACTTTAGATGAGCAGATTGCATTTACAAGTTTTTCAGAAACTTGTGCGTTAAATTGGAGGAAAttacagtattttttttttttttggtgtgtaTCAAATCGATAATAGGCATACAAGtgcttcctctttttttttttttttttttctaatttgatTTCTTCCTACTCTTCAGACAACACCTCTAGTAGTTGGTGTTTCTGTGGCAGCTGCTGCCTGGGGAGGAAGATACTTGATTGGAGCTTGGCATGCATTCAAGACTCAGCCTTCAATGCCCCGTGTTCGAAGATTTTATGAGGGCGGCTTTCAGCAAGTTATGACAAGGCGagaagcagctttaattctcggAGTCAGgtaattgtttatttatttatactccTATAGAGTTGTAGAAAAATATCAAGCAGCATTGTACCACGATGAGAGACAATGAGATGCCAATGAAATTGCCCTTTCATCAGATTAGAATATGTTCTCGTCAAAATATAATACCAACAGCAGCTGCCTTGTGGCTGTTTGAATTGCCATTGCTCATTCTAGGCCAGCTTTTAACTAGAAATGATTTTGTAATGTAAGATGCTAATTTGAAGCAACTTGGTTAGTAAATCAAATTATGGAGTTTTaattgattttgaatttaaaacttTAGGAAGAAAGTTGTTGAAGCTTCTGCACAGCTGATTTAGATAAAAAATCACTTCTCAAGTATGTTGTTGCAAGTTAGATTACAAGTAATTTTATTCCATAAAAAAGACCTGTTTTACAACCAAACTGTTCCAAACAGGTTTAGCACGATAGAGGGTCCATATATTGCATGCGTAAAAGCTTAGCATGACAGAGGGTCCATATATTGCATGCGTAAAAGCTCATTTCCTGTGCCTCTAGTGATCTTAATTCGCTTCTTgtcctttttatttgtttctttatgTTTTCCCCAAGACGTTAGTTCTTTCGTTACCAGTACACTCTGGTCATGAAATCCATTTGCTGATCTCTTTGCCTTTCCAGGGAGCACGCCATTACAGAAAAGATCAAGGAGGCTCACAGGAGGGTGATGGTGGCCAACCATCCTGACAGCGGTGGGAGCCATTATCTTGCTTCCAAGATTAATGAAGCCAAGGATATCATGATGGGCAGAACAAAGGGGTCCAATTCTCCCTTCTAGATTGCTTCACAATCAAGGAAACTGATATTTGATCTGAgaattttgttgttgttttccTTACAAATGGTCATTGTTTGCAAAAATGTCTTTGAACctagtaatttttttattttttatttttttaaaaaaagtgaaCATAACAAAGCATATATTCTTCTTAAGATGAAACAAAATTGATTGAAATTATAAAGTTTTGGCTTTGGCATCAGCTTAACTACTGAACTACAGGCACTTGTTTGGAATGCTAGAGGTATCCCCAagaataaatatgtatattttgtGGAGGTTGTCCTAAAGAGTATCAGGGATATTAGCTAGCCCTGGAATTCCACAGGTGCAAGCTGTGTTTTTCAGAAAGGTAAGATGATGTTTGTGATTTACTTTGCTTTTTATATTTAATGTAGTAGCTAAAATACACCATGGGCAGCATTATTTAAGTTTCTTTGTTTAAAGAATGCACTATAAAGTCTTGTGAAAGTCGAAATAGTAATGAAAGCAAGAGTTTTGGTATAAAAACTTGCACGAATGCTAGTGATTTGACTCTTTAAGAGAAAGCTCTGATGGAAgtggaattttattttttcattttttggctTGTAGCAGTAGTTGGGAGAGCTATCATACATTGTGAACATTCTTCCTTGAATAATCTACTTTGGAATTTCCTCATTGCCAAAAGGAGTTGACCTTTTTAACTAAGCAAAACCATCATAAAAAAACTCGAGAgcacaaacaacaacaaaacaacgAAACCAAAGTACAAAAGAACCATGGAGGATGGAACAAAAGGAATCAAACATTCGAGTAGAAGAGGCATGAAAATTGGCTGCAAAAGCTTGCAACACCTTCGGTGTGGGCAACACCATTTGACTCTACACGGGCGAAAGTAAATTTCCTCAAGAAATTTCCTCAAGAATCTTAACAAGGACGTTTTAATATCAAAATTATGTACCTAGACTTCCAGCTAGTTTCAATTGATTAACTAAATATTTCAACTATGATTACTCTAGCAACACCCTCTAGGATTATATTGGATGAATCTTTTGAAATAGTCATTTTTAGTGCAAATCTAGTTGCAAGAGCttccctaaatttgcatctagGAGGATAACATTTTGACCAAGCCCAAATTGTGTTTGACCATGGATGCAGCACAACCCAACTTGGTCTAACCTCTGAAAATTGCATCAAGTTCAATTTTAAATAACCTCTTTAAGGACAATGCCATGGCCAATGCTTTGTTGCCTAAATTTGGTCCATTCTTATTCCTCATAAGTGAAACATAGCCAATCCTGGAaatgaaaaaggaagaaaatattaattaaaggtTTAGGCTCCTTTCCACACAAGGGAAAACTAATACATCAATTTCAAACCTATATACTATAAATATTCATCCTCATGTATAAAGGTTCAAAAATCACTCTTCACATAATCATTTCTAACTGTTCATGTAGTTTGAGGGTCTTAACTTCATCCAAGGAAAATGGGTGCAAGGAATCACCTAAAAATCTATAGCCATGATCAACCTGATAAGCATATTTGATACAGAAGAGTCCTTTATTTTTTGGTGTTCATATAGGTTCGTATTGCCTTGCATCATGGGGCAGAGGTATCATTTTAACTCTATATTAGTTGTCTACTTATCAAACAATATGTTTAAAATGGTGTCTCACTTTCCCTAATCTATAAGAGTAATTTGTTTAATATACATTAAGGGATGCTAAATATTATCTCTTAAACAAAGCTCCAAACCAAGAATTAAGGGGATACATCCAAGGGTGCGCGCAAAAAATGAAATTATCCCCATGTTCTATTGAGTAGCACAAGCATTTTTTATTTTGTCTCTTTCCCTAAGAATTATTTTCCAAATACAACAGTCCATGGGTGTTTCTTTTACCCTTTGGAAGTTTGCTCTTCTACAGTATTTTTTTATTAAGACTAATATTCAACTAGACTTTCCACTTGCCACCATTTGCAACTCATCTTGGAAATTAAGGCTCGATCCATGTTCACCATGCTCTTGAACCCAAGCCCTCAGACCCAACATAGAGTGTGTAAAGAAACATTACATTTCATCTTCATACTTTTTTTTCCTTGCCAAAATTTTTTTGGTAATGCGAGTCTTGCTTCTTACAAAATGCTTTAGGAACCTTAAGGACAATCATGGAATAGGCAATCATTACataaacaactaatttaaaataatttagatttcTAGCTACTTAGCTTTTTAGATAACTTCTTTGTGATATCACCAAAGTATGACTTTTTGGGGCACCTTGAGATTGTTTAACCCTAGCTTGGATTTTAAATCAAAGGTAAACTTTTAAGAATGTAAGGATCAAAGAATATGCCTAATTTTTCTTTGTTGATAGTATGACTTGATCATTCTCCATAAACCTCCAAGACTTCCAAAATACCTCTTCATTTGAGATGTTAGCTCTATAGAAAATGGAAAGATCGTGAACATACACATGGTGAGATATAGATCAGCATTCTCTTGCTACTTTTTATTCCCTACAAATTCCCTTGTTTTTCTTCACTAGATGGAAGCCTAAAAAGCCCTTTAGAACCTAGAATGAATATGAGAATTGTTGTACGTAGAGCTTGATTTCTAGTACATAGAGTATTACATGAATAGTATTCTAGGTGCAATATTAGTATGTGGCTATGCTGAGAGGGCGCAAGAGCGGAGTTGAGGTGGGatgcctccccccccccccctcgggcAGTAgtactgaaatttttttttttatcaaagggTAAATGTTATATTGATCAAAGGGATATGTACAGAAAAAACTGAAACATACACCGAGAAGGGATGCCAAGCTCCCAAACAATACAAAAAGCATCAAAACTAGGAAGAAAGACCTAGCAGCAAATACAATCCAACCTGGGCATGCCCAGGGCTCAAGGCAAGTACAATCATAACTGGGCGTACCCAGAACACTAAAGGAATTGAGCTCGAGGAGTCCAAGAACTCAAGTTCCAATCTTCCAATTCACAGGCAACATGCATCCCTGGAGCATCTGCTGTGCCATGCCCGAGAGGACATCACACGAATCCATTGTAGCAGACATCGAAACAGCTTCTGAATTTTCCAAAAGCGAGATGTCTGAAAAATATCAAGCACCCATGTAGAAGAATCGCTGACCATCACTCCAATAAATTGTTAAGAGGGATACTTGTGTAATTATGTATTTTGTGAATGTTTTTCTAAATCCTCAAATAAATTGCATTATTCTTTGTTGAAATATAGCATTATTGAACACGAGGAGAGTTAAGTTAAAGCGTTAGGGTGTTGCTTGTAATTGTTGTTGAATAGAGGAATCCATGACTTGATCTAACCCCGAGAACATAGGCAAATTGTCAAACCATGTAAATCTATGCATTCTATTGTTGATTGttctttgatttttcatttttctttctttcgtCTATTAAATTTGTAGTAGGTTTTCTATAACAAAAGTAAGAGGGAATCATCTTGTCTTTGCCTTTCATGATGCTTTTAAGATGAGCAACAAATATTTTGAAGATAATCTTATAACATTACAAAACACTGAATGGCAGGAAGTAGTTATCAATATTTGTATCCAACTTTTTTAGGATGAGCACAATGTTTGtataatatcaatacagaagtgtttttctataggatccttaattctatgtttgatgcctaagaaagaccttatcttagtgagtgctcagagaccattgcgactcagtcgctccctggaggtcggcctggtcaaaatgaaatttcataggataaacaggatagacactgtttgtacacgtaaataagtacataaaataatgttttgactgacataatttacagaaatatatgataaaataataataatataggtatcctatgcggggcccacaagactgtgtggggcccacatgagtcccgaagccgtgtggaggtttacacgagtctcgaaactatgtagggctaataaaattgtataaggattattggagttacgtaagatccgtttgggtctcgaagttgtatgggacccacaagaccatgtggggtccacatgagttttcaaaattcaaatttaattcttattcaaaaataaataataaaataaataaatactaaaaatagtttaaaagtaaaaacaatgataataataatgataataatgattaagaaaaataataaaataataaaataattaattaactaattgactaattaattaggtaagtgattaattaaaaatttatttaatgggaatggtggcaagtactcccacat
The Malania oleifera isolate guangnan ecotype guangnan chromosome 13, ASM2987363v1, whole genome shotgun sequence DNA segment above includes these coding regions:
- the LOC131146245 gene encoding mitochondrial import inner membrane translocase subunit TIM14-3-like, which produces MTTPLVVGVSVAAAAWGGRYLIGAWHAFKTQPSMPRVRRFYEGGFQQVMTRREAALILGVREHAITEKIKEAHRRVMVANHPDSGGSHYLASKINEAKDIMMGRTKGSNSPF